The following coding sequences lie in one Pseudomonas syringae CC1557 genomic window:
- a CDS encoding tannase/feruloyl esterase family alpha/beta hydrolase, giving the protein MKPTLPRYTHVLILLASSVLFQVPAQARTSLSAASGNIAQLAVVKPVKACAALSDLELSDIGGQGSRVVSASESTRAGIAVCVVEGRLAPEIGFRLELPTGTWAQRYLQVGCGGLCGNINTTVRAAERCRPLNTGAFAVAATDMRHQASDTTFGDDPQKRIDFAHRAVHLTALASKKLISAFYGQQAEYAYFSGCSDGGREALIEAQRYPDDFDGIIAGAPALNFQVQKTLYHGWMTRSNTGPDGKPILLAAKLPLLHKAVLAKCDVLDGQIDGLIADPRICHFDPASQQCKTAADTSNCLSEPEVAAVKRFYEGPKDPASGERLTLGGPQPGSELAWAGVFVPVAADQIAYSEKAASEAIRNVVFEKNPAADFDLRTLNIDKNTFDKLRPLHALYDATNPDLSSFANRGGKLILWHGWSDPNISPLNTLAYHEAVEAQMGKARAESFERLYMLPGVYHCGGGEGPSLVDLLTPIMAWVEKGQAPDAIVARQAMPDKAGNRQIPAQQSAAAFLINDDVANRGRTRKVFPYPYMAEYDHKGYSKRASSYRRAEPLTTEKAQQWMGSAFFRPYTPIER; this is encoded by the coding sequence ATGAAACCCACGCTACCCCGATACACCCATGTCCTGATATTGCTGGCCAGCTCAGTCCTCTTTCAGGTTCCGGCTCAGGCCAGAACTTCGCTTTCAGCGGCCAGCGGCAACATCGCTCAACTCGCAGTGGTCAAGCCGGTAAAGGCCTGCGCTGCGTTAAGCGATCTGGAGCTCAGCGACATTGGCGGGCAGGGTAGTCGCGTAGTGTCAGCCAGCGAATCCACACGCGCCGGTATTGCCGTCTGTGTGGTGGAGGGACGGCTGGCACCGGAGATCGGTTTCAGGCTCGAACTGCCGACCGGCACCTGGGCGCAACGTTACCTGCAAGTCGGATGTGGCGGGCTGTGCGGCAACATCAACACGACAGTGCGCGCCGCCGAGCGCTGCAGGCCGCTGAATACTGGCGCGTTCGCCGTTGCAGCCACCGACATGAGACATCAGGCATCGGACACCACCTTTGGCGATGACCCGCAAAAGCGGATCGACTTCGCCCATCGCGCCGTCCACCTCACGGCGCTGGCGTCGAAGAAGCTGATCAGCGCCTTTTACGGGCAGCAAGCCGAATATGCCTATTTCAGCGGCTGTTCCGATGGCGGACGCGAAGCCTTGATCGAAGCCCAGCGTTACCCCGATGATTTCGACGGCATCATCGCCGGCGCCCCGGCGCTCAACTTTCAGGTGCAGAAAACGCTGTATCACGGCTGGATGACCCGCTCCAACACCGGGCCGGATGGCAAACCCATCCTGCTGGCCGCAAAGCTGCCGCTGCTGCACAAGGCGGTGTTGGCCAAGTGCGACGTGCTGGATGGGCAGATTGATGGCCTGATAGCGGACCCGCGTATCTGCCACTTCGATCCTGCTTCGCAGCAGTGCAAGACTGCAGCGGACACCAGCAACTGCCTCAGCGAGCCGGAAGTCGCAGCGGTCAAGCGTTTCTACGAAGGCCCGAAAGATCCCGCCAGTGGTGAGCGCTTGACCCTCGGTGGCCCACAGCCTGGCTCGGAACTGGCCTGGGCTGGCGTGTTCGTGCCGGTGGCTGCTGATCAGATCGCATACAGCGAAAAAGCTGCATCAGAGGCTATTCGCAACGTGGTATTCGAGAAAAACCCCGCAGCGGATTTCGACCTTCGCACGCTGAACATCGATAAAAACACGTTCGATAAACTGCGCCCGTTGCACGCGTTGTATGACGCTACCAACCCCGATCTCTCCTCATTTGCCAACCGTGGCGGCAAGCTGATCCTTTGGCACGGCTGGTCCGACCCGAACATCTCGCCGCTCAACACGCTGGCCTACCACGAAGCAGTCGAAGCGCAGATGGGCAAGGCGCGCGCTGAGTCGTTCGAACGCCTGTACATGCTGCCTGGCGTCTACCATTGCGGTGGCGGGGAAGGGCCGAGCCTGGTCGACCTGCTGACACCCATAATGGCCTGGGTCGAAAAAGGCCAGGCACCCGACGCCATCGTCGCCAGGCAGGCGATGCCCGACAAGGCGGGCAACAGACAGATCCCGGCACAGCAATCGGCGGCCGCGTTCCTGATCAATGATGATGTCGCCAACCGAGGCCGCACCCGCAAGGTATTCCCGTATCCGTACATGGCCGAGTATGACCACAAGGGCTATTCGAAACGCGCCAGCAGCTATCGACGCGCAGAGCCCTTGACCACAGAAAAAGCGCAACAATGGATGGGGTCAGCGTTCTTTCGGCCATACACACCTATCGAGCGCTAG
- a CDS encoding efflux RND transporter periplasmic adaptor subunit has protein sequence MLRHRLALLTFACVLPIALTACSEKTQSDPRTESPLVRVATLKEAVVAPRAFTGTVAARVQSDLGFRVSGKVLERFVDTGQAVKRGQPLMRIDPADLKLAAQAQREAVTAARAQARQTADDEARYRNLRSSGAISASNYDQIKAAADSAKARLSAAEAQAEVAFNATRYAELIADADGIVMETLVEPGQVVSAGQVVVRVAHAGPREAVIQLPENLRPRIGSAAQATLFGNQDLNTSARLRQLSDVADRQTRTFEARYVLEGDMANAPLGTTITVKIPGTDAFGQDVFQVPISALYDAGKGPGIWVIKGESAQAYWTPVTVRHLDDEHAFISTQLSPGVPIVALGAHLLHDAQPVRVIAPAAASVAESAQP, from the coding sequence ATGCTCCGGCACCGCCTCGCCCTGCTCACTTTTGCCTGTGTTCTACCGATCGCACTGACCGCCTGCAGCGAAAAGACGCAATCGGACCCGCGCACCGAATCGCCTTTGGTGCGCGTCGCAACCCTCAAAGAGGCTGTCGTAGCACCCCGCGCCTTCACCGGGACTGTGGCGGCGAGAGTGCAAAGCGATCTGGGCTTCAGGGTTTCCGGCAAGGTACTGGAGCGATTTGTCGACACTGGGCAAGCCGTAAAACGCGGGCAACCGCTGATGCGTATCGATCCTGCAGACCTGAAACTGGCTGCCCAGGCGCAACGCGAGGCAGTGACTGCCGCCAGAGCGCAGGCCAGGCAGACGGCGGATGATGAGGCGCGCTACCGAAACCTGCGCAGCAGCGGCGCAATATCGGCTTCAAACTACGACCAGATCAAAGCCGCAGCCGACTCGGCCAAGGCTCGACTCAGCGCCGCCGAAGCGCAGGCAGAAGTTGCTTTCAATGCGACCCGTTATGCAGAACTCATCGCGGATGCCGACGGTATCGTCATGGAAACCCTCGTTGAACCTGGCCAGGTCGTCAGCGCCGGACAAGTGGTAGTGCGGGTTGCACATGCAGGGCCTCGTGAAGCCGTCATTCAGCTCCCGGAGAACCTGCGACCGCGCATAGGTTCTGCCGCGCAAGCCACGCTGTTCGGCAATCAGGACCTCAACACCAGCGCTCGGCTGCGACAGCTCTCGGACGTTGCAGACCGCCAGACCCGCACCTTCGAGGCGCGTTATGTGCTGGAAGGCGATATGGCCAATGCGCCGCTGGGCACCACCATCACCGTGAAAATTCCAGGCACAGACGCCTTCGGACAGGACGTTTTCCAGGTACCGATCAGCGCCTTGTACGACGCGGGCAAGGGACCGGGCATCTGGGTCATCAAAGGCGAGTCGGCGCAGGCTTACTGGACGCCGGTAACCGTCCGCCACCTTGATGACGAGCACGCTTTTATCAGCACCCAGCTCAGCCCCGGCGTGCCGATAGTCGCCCTGGGCGCACACCTGCTGCATGACGCCCAGCCCGTAAGAGTGATCGCGCCAGCGGCGGCCAGCGTGGCCGAGAGTGCGCAACCATGA
- a CDS encoding efflux RND transporter permease subunit: MSGDRFNLSALAVRERSITLFLICLISLAGIIAFFKLGRAEDPAFTVKVMTVVSVWPGATAQEMQDQVAEKIEKRLQELRWYDRTETYTRPGMAFTTLTLLDSTPPSQVPDEFYQARKKISDEAMTLPSGVIGPMVNDEYSDVTFALFALKAKGEPQRVLVRDAESLRQRLLHVSGVKKVNIVGEQPERIYVEFSHERLATLGISPQDVFTALNNQNALTAAGSVETRGPQVFIRLDGAFDELQKIRDTPVVAQGRTLKLADIATVKRGYEDPATFMIRSGGEPALLLGIVMRDGWNGLDLGKALDREVGAINAELPLGMSLNKVTDQAVNISSSVDEFMIKFFVALLVVMLVCFISMGWRVGVVVAAAVPLTLAMVFVIMAMSGKNFDRITLGSLILALGLLVDDAIIAIEMTVVKMEEGYDRIAASAYAWSHTAAPMLSGTLVTAVGFMPNGFARSTAGEYTSNMFWIVGIALIASWVVAVYFTPYLGVKLLPDVKQVEGGHAALYDTPRYNRFRRILARIIAGKWMVAGSVIGLFVLAVLGMGLVKKQFFPVSDRPEVLVEVQMPYGTSIAQTSAAATKVENWLAEQAEATIVTAYIGQGAPRFYMAMGPELPDPSFAKIVVRTDSQEQRETLKHRLRQAISEGLAAEARVRVTQLVFGPYSAFPVAYRVSGQDPDMLRSIASQVQQVMTASPMMRTVNTDWGSRTPTLHFTLQQDRMQAIGLSSSQVAQQLQFLLTGLPVTAVREDIRTVQVIARSAGDTRLDPAKIMDFTLAGADGQRIPLSQVGSVDVRMEEPVMRRRDRVPTITVRGDIADGLQPPDVSTAITRQLQPIIDTLPSGYRITQAGSIEESGKAMDAMLPLFPIMLAVTLIIIILQVRSISAMVMVFLTSPLGLIGVVPTLILFQQPFGINALVGLIALSGILMRNTLILIGQIHHNEQAGLDPFQAVVEATVQRARPVILTALAAILAFIPLTHSVFWGTLAYTLIGGTFAGTVLTLVFLPAMYSIWFRIRAQGNNRPMTVQSE, translated from the coding sequence ATGAGCGGTGATCGTTTCAACCTGTCGGCACTGGCGGTGCGTGAGCGCTCGATCACCCTGTTTCTGATCTGCCTGATTTCATTGGCCGGAATCATTGCGTTTTTCAAACTGGGTCGCGCTGAAGACCCCGCCTTCACGGTCAAGGTGATGACCGTGGTGTCGGTCTGGCCCGGCGCAACTGCGCAGGAGATGCAAGACCAGGTCGCGGAAAAGATCGAAAAACGCCTGCAGGAACTGCGCTGGTACGACCGTACCGAAACCTACACCCGACCGGGTATGGCGTTCACAACCCTGACCTTGCTCGACAGCACGCCGCCCTCACAGGTCCCGGATGAGTTCTATCAGGCGCGCAAGAAAATCAGTGACGAGGCCATGACACTCCCATCCGGAGTCATCGGGCCGATGGTCAACGATGAATACTCTGATGTCACTTTTGCACTGTTCGCGCTGAAGGCCAAAGGCGAGCCACAGCGCGTGCTGGTCCGGGACGCCGAATCTCTGCGCCAACGCTTGCTGCATGTGTCAGGCGTGAAGAAAGTCAATATCGTCGGCGAGCAGCCGGAACGGATTTACGTTGAGTTCTCGCATGAGCGACTGGCAACGCTGGGGATCAGCCCTCAGGACGTATTCACCGCACTGAACAACCAGAATGCGCTGACTGCGGCAGGCTCGGTTGAAACCCGTGGGCCGCAGGTGTTCATTCGGTTGGATGGCGCGTTCGATGAGTTGCAGAAAATCCGCGACACACCGGTCGTGGCGCAGGGCCGCACGCTGAAGCTGGCGGACATCGCAACGGTCAAACGCGGTTACGAAGACCCGGCGACGTTCATGATTCGCAGTGGCGGCGAACCCGCGCTGCTGCTGGGTATTGTCATGCGTGACGGCTGGAACGGCCTGGACCTGGGCAAGGCACTGGATCGAGAAGTCGGCGCGATCAACGCCGAGCTGCCACTAGGCATGAGCCTGAATAAAGTCACCGATCAGGCCGTCAACATAAGCTCGTCGGTCGACGAGTTCATGATCAAGTTCTTCGTCGCCCTGCTGGTGGTCATGCTGGTCTGCTTCATCAGCATGGGCTGGCGTGTCGGCGTGGTGGTCGCTGCCGCCGTACCGCTGACCCTGGCGATGGTCTTCGTGATCATGGCCATGAGCGGCAAGAATTTTGACCGCATCACACTGGGCTCGCTGATCCTGGCCCTAGGACTGTTGGTCGACGACGCGATCATTGCCATCGAAATGACGGTGGTGAAAATGGAAGAAGGTTATGACCGCATCGCCGCGTCTGCCTACGCCTGGAGCCACACCGCCGCCCCCATGTTATCCGGCACGCTGGTCACCGCCGTCGGCTTTATGCCCAACGGCTTCGCACGTTCCACTGCGGGCGAATACACCAGCAACATGTTCTGGATCGTGGGCATTGCACTGATTGCCTCGTGGGTCGTCGCCGTTTATTTCACACCGTATCTGGGCGTCAAGCTGCTGCCTGACGTGAAGCAGGTCGAAGGCGGGCACGCAGCGCTTTACGACACACCGCGCTACAACCGTTTCCGCCGGATTCTAGCCAGGATCATCGCTGGCAAATGGATGGTCGCAGGTTCGGTCATCGGGCTTTTTGTGCTGGCCGTGCTGGGCATGGGGCTGGTCAAGAAGCAGTTTTTCCCGGTGTCTGATCGCCCTGAAGTACTGGTCGAAGTGCAGATGCCTTACGGCACATCAATCGCGCAAACCAGTGCCGCCGCCACAAAAGTGGAAAACTGGCTGGCCGAGCAGGCCGAAGCTACCATCGTCACCGCCTACATCGGCCAGGGTGCGCCACGTTTCTACATGGCGATGGGCCCGGAATTGCCTGACCCGTCATTCGCCAAGATCGTGGTCCGCACTGACAGCCAGGAACAACGCGAAACGCTGAAACACCGATTGCGCCAGGCGATCTCCGAAGGCTTGGCGGCGGAAGCGCGTGTGCGGGTCACACAGTTGGTATTCGGCCCGTATTCAGCATTCCCTGTTGCCTATCGTGTCAGCGGCCAGGACCCGGACATGCTGCGTAGCATTGCTTCGCAGGTGCAGCAGGTCATGACCGCCAGCCCGATGATGCGCACGGTCAATACCGACTGGGGCAGCCGCACACCGACTTTGCATTTCACCCTGCAACAGGACCGCATGCAGGCCATCGGCTTGAGCTCCAGCCAGGTCGCGCAACAGCTGCAGTTCCTTCTGACGGGCCTGCCCGTTACTGCGGTGCGTGAGGACATTCGCACGGTGCAGGTGATCGCCCGCTCAGCTGGAGACACGCGCCTCGATCCGGCGAAAATAATGGACTTCACCCTCGCAGGCGCCGACGGGCAGCGTATTCCGCTGTCGCAGGTGGGGAGCGTCGACGTGCGCATGGAAGAGCCGGTAATGCGACGTCGTGACCGCGTGCCGACCATCACAGTGCGCGGCGACATCGCCGACGGCCTGCAACCACCCGATGTGTCGACAGCCATCACCCGGCAGTTGCAGCCAATAATCGACACCTTGCCCAGTGGCTACCGGATTACGCAGGCAGGCTCAATCGAAGAGTCCGGCAAGGCGATGGACGCGATGCTGCCGCTGTTCCCCATCATGCTGGCGGTGACGCTGATCATCATCATTCTGCAAGTGCGCTCGATATCGGCCATGGTCATGGTGTTCCTGACCAGCCCGTTGGGACTCATCGGAGTGGTGCCTACGCTGATTCTTTTTCAGCAACCGTTCGGCATCAATGCACTGGTCGGGCTGATCGCCCTGTCGGGCATTCTGATGCGCAACACGCTGATTCTGATCGGCCAGATTCATCATAACGAGCAGGCAGGGCTTGATCCGTTTCAGGCGGTGGTCGAGGCAACCGTACAACGTGCGCGCCCCGTGATACTGACGGCGCTGGCGGCCATTCTGGCCTTCATCCCGCTCACCCATTCGGTGTTCTGGGGCACGCTCGCCTACACGCTGATCGGCGGCACCTTCGCGGGTACGGTACTGACACTGGTGTTCTTGCCCGCCATGTATTCGATCTGGTTCAGGATCAGGGCGCAGGGTAACAACAGGCCGATGACTGTACAGTCTGAGTGA
- a CDS encoding TetR/AcrR family transcriptional regulator — MNKTISNPAAGRGPADHEIRDQIVIAATEHFSQYGYGKTTVSDLARAIGFSKAYIYKFFESKQAIGEMICANCLSEIEAEVRAAVNDASTPPEKLRRMFKSVVDASVRLFSQDRKLYEIAASAATEHWQATLIYQEQLQEILQEILQEGRQTGDFERKTPLDETVAAIYLVMRTYSNPLLLQHSFDYTDEGPAQLSSLVLRSLSP, encoded by the coding sequence ATGAACAAAACCATCAGCAATCCCGCAGCAGGCCGTGGTCCGGCAGACCATGAGATTCGTGATCAGATCGTGATTGCGGCCACGGAGCATTTCAGCCAATACGGTTACGGCAAGACCACTGTCTCTGATCTCGCCAGGGCCATCGGTTTTTCCAAGGCGTATATCTACAAGTTCTTCGAGTCCAAACAGGCCATCGGCGAGATGATCTGCGCCAACTGCCTGAGCGAAATCGAGGCTGAAGTCCGCGCAGCGGTCAACGACGCGAGCACCCCACCGGAAAAGCTGCGACGCATGTTCAAGTCGGTTGTCGACGCCAGCGTGCGGCTGTTCTCACAAGATCGCAAGCTGTACGAAATCGCCGCTTCGGCAGCCACTGAGCACTGGCAGGCAACGTTGATTTATCAGGAACAGCTCCAGGAAATCCTTCAGGAGATTCTCCAGGAAGGTCGGCAAACCGGCGACTTCGAGCGCAAGACGCCGCTTGATGAAACCGTCGCGGCGATCTACCTGGTGATGCGAACCTACTCCAATCCGCTGCTCCTGCAGCACAGCTTCGATTACACAGACGAAGGCCCCGCCCAACTGTCCAGCCTGGTGCTACGCAGCCTGTCGCCGTGA
- a CDS encoding YceK/YidQ family lipoprotein, whose product MKSSCVASKKSAMTGAHQVKIHCILLLTLALTGCGTINTVFRPDSVAGEKLTRWKSTCSSIPRVYSGVMLDFCNLNAGPQSASPNQVRAGLAWVLLDMGASGIADTVLLPYTIYQQNQYGYINASRFE is encoded by the coding sequence ATGAAATCGAGTTGCGTGGCATCAAAAAAATCGGCAATGACCGGTGCGCATCAGGTGAAAATCCACTGCATATTATTGCTCACTCTGGCCCTGACAGGATGCGGAACAATCAATACCGTGTTCAGGCCGGACTCTGTAGCCGGGGAAAAACTCACGCGCTGGAAATCAACATGCTCATCGATACCCCGGGTGTACAGCGGGGTCATGCTCGATTTCTGTAATTTGAACGCTGGGCCGCAATCAGCCAGCCCTAATCAGGTACGCGCCGGTCTTGCGTGGGTATTGCTCGACATGGGTGCATCCGGAATCGCCGATACCGTGCTGCTGCCTTACACGATTTATCAGCAGAATCAGTATGGCTACATCAATGCGAGTCGGTTTGAGTGA